The proteins below come from a single Juglans regia cultivar Chandler chromosome 12, Walnut 2.0, whole genome shotgun sequence genomic window:
- the LOC109005952 gene encoding uncharacterized protein LOC109005952 has translation MQAVSNARRLSRAFKSPILLNSHRFLAPDIGLFEAPPTPRPCRIHRSLSSQIPWSSDVIRSNHLHTVQRYFVISRACFSSEASTTESSPTEAVKELYDRMLDSVVSKRSMPPNAWLWSLLENCKSNDDIKLLFDILQNLRRFRLSNLRIHADFNCNLCREITKTCVRVGALDYGKKALWKHNVYGLAPSIGSAHHLLLYAKNNNDAKLMVDIMKLIKRNDLPLQPGTVDIVFSICYNTDNWQLMSKYSKKFIKAGVKLRQTSFDAWMEFAAKIGDTETLWKIEKLRSESMRQHTLVSGFSCAKGFLLERKPEDAAAIIQVLHQSLSDAKKSGIMIELQKLVNEWTVEVIKRQKKEDRKALAEYLQSDIPAMVSCLLNMGIEASVSIEDLTGKEGILY, from the exons ATGCAGGCGGTCTCGAATGCACGTAGGCTCTCTCGGGCTTTTAAATCTCCGATTCTTCTCAACTCGCATCGATTCCTCGCTCCCGATATTGGACTCTTTGAAGCTCCTCCAACTCCTCGTCCATGTCGCATTCACCGCAGCTTGTCTTCCCAAATCCCTTGGTCCTCAG ACGTGATTCGAAGCAATCATTTGCATACCGTACAGCGGTATTTTGTGATATCGAGGGCATGCTTTTCTTCGGAAGCGAGTACCACAGAAAGCAGTCCCACAG AGGCTGTGAAGGAGCTGTACGACAGAATGCTTGATTCTGTGGTTTCTAAAAGATCGATGCCCCCAAATGCTTGGCTGTGGTCATTGCTTGAAAATTGCAAAAGCAATGATGATATTAAACTTCTGTTTGATATCTTGCAAAACCTCCGAagattt AGATTGTCTAATCTACGTATTCATGCTGACTTTAATTGCAATCTGTGCCGAGAAATTACCAAGACGTGTGTTCGTGTAGGGGCCCTTGACTATG GGAAGAAAGCATTGTGGAAGCATAATGTGTATGGCTTGGCTCCTAGTATTGGATCTGCCCACCATTTACTG TTATATGCTAAGAATAACAATGATGCTAAGCTCATGGTGGACATAATGAAACTTATTAAGAGGAATGACTTACCGTTGCAACCTGGTACAGTGGATATCGTTTTCAG CATTTGTTACAATACGGATAATTGGCAGTTGATGTCCAAGTACTCGAAAAAGTTCATCAAGGCTGGAGTAAAATTACGACAAACTTCATTTGATGCATGGATGGAATTTGCTGCTAAAATAG GAGATACTGAGACACTATGGAAAATTGAGAAGTTGAGATCGGAGTCAATGAGGCAGCATACTCTTGTGAGTGGGTTTTCATGCGCCAAG GGTTTTCTATTAGAACGTAAGCCTGAGGATGCTGCTGCCATCATTCAAGTCTTACATCAG AGTTTATCTGATGCAAAGAAGTCGGGCATCATGATTGAACTCCAAAAGCTGGTAAACGAGTGGACAGTGGAGGTTATCAAGCGCCAAAAAAAAGAGGACAGGAAG GCATTAGCTGAATATTTGCAATCAGATATTCCTGCTATGGTAAGTTGTCTATTAAACATGGGCATAGAGGCTAGTGTAAGCATCGAAGACCTAACTGGAAAGGAAGGTAttctttattga
- the LOC109005951 gene encoding CASP-like protein 1E1 has product MQVGGVDGLERNGKEAKMGNGRTAKRCELLLRLLALALTLVAAILVGVDKQSAIVPIELVASLPPLNVPVSAKWHYLSAFVYLMVTNIIACSYAALSMLLTFTSTGENIILGSMILVLDTLMVALLFSGTGAATAIGLIGYHGNSHLRWGKVCYVFGKFCGQVAASIVVSVIGAVAFILLVVFSALRLHEKSK; this is encoded by the exons ATGCAGGTAGGAGGGGTGGATGGGTTGGAGAGGAATGGGAAGGAAGCGAAGATGGGAAATGGAAGAACAGCCAAGCGTTGTGAATTACTCCTAAGGCTTTTGGCCTTAGCACTGACTTTGGTGGCTGCCATACTTGTTGGTGTGGACAAGCAGAGTGCGATTGTCCCAATTGAGCTGGTGGCAAGCCTGCCACCTCTGAATGTTCCAGTCTCTGCTAAATGGCATTACTTGTCTGCCTTTGT GTACCTAATGGTGACAAATATCATAGCATGTTCATATGCAGCCCTCTCTATGCTCCTCACATTCACAAGCACGGGTGAAAACATCATCTTAGGATCGATGATCCTTGTCCTTGATACACTGATGGTGGCATTGCTGTTCTCCGGCACCGGAGCCGCCACCGCCATTGGCTTAATTGGCTACCACGGGAACTCTCACTTGCGGTGGGGAAAAGTGTGTTATGTGTTTGGAAAGTTTTGTGGGCAAGTAGCAGCATCTATCGTAGTTTCTGTGATTGGAGCAGTGGCATTCATCTTGCTGGTTGTGTTTTCTGCCTTGAGACTCCACGAGAAGTCCAAGTAG
- the LOC109005950 gene encoding CASP-like protein 1D1 codes for MASSADPKSDQEYGKGAPPRPDAPAVVKYFAVDVALRVLLFAAAVTGVVVMVTSKQTKWVPGLGDRDAKFKHSPAFIYYVVALSIAGLYALISILASVSVLSKPNFQTKFLLHFAFLDVLMLGIVASATGSAGGVAYVGLKGNKHVGWIKVCSTYDKFCQHLAGSLAVSLFACVLLVFLTWLSIFSLHARIHKY; via the exons ATGGCTTCCAGCGCTGATCCTAAGTCCGACCAGGAATACGGCAAGGGAGCCCCACCCAGACCAGATGCTCCAGCCGTCGTGAAGTATTTCGCGGTTGATGTGGCCCTCAGGGTGTTGCTATTTGCCGCGGCGGTGACTGGTGTCGTGGTTATGGTCACCAGCAAGCAAACGAAGTGGGTACCTGGCCTTGGAGATCGCGACGCCAAGTTCAAGCACTCCCCTGCTTTTAT ATACTACGTGGTGGCACTGTCGATCGCTGGCCTTTATGCTCTCATTTCAATATTGGCATCAGTTTCGGTTCTCTCCAAACCTAACTTCCAAACTAAATTCCTCCTCCATTTTGCATTCTTGGATGTG TTGATGTTGGGCATAGTAGCTTCAGCAACCGGGAGTGCTGGTGGGGTTGCATACGTGGGGTTGAAAGGCAACAAGCACGTTGGTTGGATTAAGGTGTGCTCCACTTACGACAAGTTTTGCCAACATTTGGCAGGCTCCCTTGCTGTCTCCTTGTTTGCCTGCGTCCTCCTTGTCTTTCTCACTTGGCTCTCCATCTTCTCCCTTCACGCTCGGATCCACAAGTACTAG
- the LOC109005949 gene encoding divinyl chlorophyllide a 8-vinyl-reductase, chloroplastic, whose product MSLCFSNSLVTLHFLAKTQSTRLSSQFINQIQVSSIPYALPASSLKLSKPFECSTQRLNPITVSTVPTVETAPSSFRNKTPKDINVLVVGSTGYIGAFVVKELLSRGFNVIAVAREKSGIRAKNNKEETLNQLKGANVCFSDVTRLDSLEKTLDNLGVSVDVVVSCLASRSGGVKDSWKIDYEATKNSLVAGRNRGASHFVLLSAICVQKPLLEFQRAKLKLEAELMKEAEVDNAFTYSIVRPTAFFKSLGGQVELVKDGKPYVMFGDGKLCACKPISESDLASFIADCVLSKDMINQVLPIGGPGKALTPLEQGETLFKLLGREPKFLKVPIGIMDFAIGVLDFLVKIFPSMEDAAEFGKIGRYYAAESMLILDPETGEYSAEKTPSYGKDTLEEFFERVLREGMEGQELGEQTIF is encoded by the coding sequence ATGTCCCTTTGTTTCTCCAATTCATTAGTCACTCTTCATTTTCTGGCAAAAACTCAAAGCACGCGTTTATCTTCTCAATTCATCAACCAAATCCAGGTAAGCTCTATCCCTTATGCGCTACCAGCTTCATCTCTAAAATTATCCAAACCCTTTGAATGTAGCACCCAAAGACTCAACCCCATTACAGTTTCAACGGTCCCAACGGTTGAAACCGCCCCATCTTCCTTCAGAAACAAAACCCCAAAAGATATCAACGTCTTGGTTGTGGGTTCAACTGGGTATATTGGAGCATTTGTGGTTAAGGAGTTACTTAGTAGAGGGTTCAATGTTATTGCCGTTGCTAGGGAAAAGAGTGGGATTAGAGCTAAAAATAATAAGGAAGAGACTTTGAATCAGTTGAAGGGAGCCAATGTGTGCTTTTCTGATGTGAcccgtttggattctttggaaAAAACCTTGGACAATTTAGGGGTTTCTGTTGATGTTGTGGTCTCATGCCTAGCTAGCCGCAGTGGTGGTGTAAAGGATTCATGGAAGATTGACTATGAGGCAACAAAGAATAGTCTTGTTGCCGGTAGGAATCGTGGGGCTTCCCATTTTGTATTGCTTTCTGCAATATGTGTGCAGAAACCCCTTCTTGAATTTCAGCGCGCCAAGCTGAAACTTGAGGCTGAGTTGATGAAAGAAGCCGAAGTGGATAATGCGTTTACTTATAGTATTGTGAGGCCAACTGCATTCTTTAAAAGCTTGGGGGGTCAGGTTGAGTTGGTGAAAGATGGGAAGCCATATGTGATGTTTGGGGATGGGAAGTTGTGTGCTTGTAAACCAATTAGCGAGTCAGATTTGGCATCGTTCATTGCGGATTGTGTGTTGAGTAAGGATATGATTAACCAGGTGCTGCCCATTGGGGGACCGGGAAAGGCATTGACTCCATTGGAGCAAGGGGAGACGCTGTTTAAACTCTTGGGGAGAGAACCCAAATTCTTGAAGGTTCCAATTGGGATAATGGATTTTGCCATTGGAGTTCTTGATTTTCTAGTTAAGATCTTTCCTTCTATGGAAGATGCTGctgagtttggaaaaattggcAGATATTATGCAGCAGAAAGTATGTTGATTTTGGATCCTGAAACTGGAGAGTACAGTGCTGAAAAAACGCCTAGCTATGGGAAAGACACATTGGAAGAATTCTTTGAGAGAGTACTGAGGGAGGGGATGGAAGGTCAGGAATTAGGGGAGCAAACAATTTTCTGA
- the LOC109005948 gene encoding uncharacterized protein LOC109005948 codes for MKKKSNCFPTDRKKAYARGSRRWWKRPTVVEDLTTGRETMSMKPSQGIQSSLPDDIVLKIVSLLQVQDVCALGSCCRFWRESCDSDCIWEFLAKERWPSLSLFNQSSSSRTLSPTQAPISKGWRCFYIKRHKEIAGMVAVVTESMEKCLLTGSLEVGDYLKAVGDLCTMHLGFKDVQMLLFKLQHNVLINLVGLHYCMYWLGVPGEKVVEALQSCKISKRGVCIKWWKLGRLFYGFRMRDESHSRRVSLEDLALAKEQEVLVVLQRGAIYEVLRVQISAADPPFTP; via the exons atgaagaaaaaatcaAACTGTTTTCCGACGGATAGGAAAAAAGCCTATGCACGAGGAAGTCGACGATGGTGGAAGAGGCCAACGGTGGTGGAGGACTTGACCACTG GAAGGGAAACCATGAGCATGAAGCCATCGCAGGGTATCCAGAGCTCGCTCCCGGACGATATTGTCCTCAAAATCGTTTCATTACTTCAG GTGCAGGACGTTTGTGCATTGGGTAGTTGCTGTCGGTTCTGGAGGGAGTCGTGCGATTCTGACTGCATATGGGAGTTTCTCGCAAAGGAAAGATGGCCTTCTCTCAGCCTCTTCAATCAGTCTTCTTCGTCCAGAACTCTCAGTCCCACCCAAGCCCCAATCTCCAAG GGATGGAGATGCTTTTACATAAAGAGGCACAAAGAGATCGCAGGAATGGTTGCTGTGGTAACCGAGTCCATGGAAAAGTGCTTGCTGACTGGATCACTTGAGGTTGGAGACTATCTGAAAGCAGTTGGGGACTTGTGCACCATGCATCTTGGATTTAAGGATGTACAAATGCTTTTGTTCAAACTGCAGCATAATGTGCTGATTAACTTGGTTGGCTTGCATTACTGCATGTATTGGCTGGGCGTGCCG GGCGAGAAAGTTGTTGAAGCACTTCAAAGTTGCAAGATTTCAAAGCGTGGAGTGTGCATCAAATGGTGGAAGCTTGGGCGATTGTTTTATGGCTTTCGCATGCGGGATGAGTCTCATTCACGTCGGGTCTCTCTGGAAGATCTTGCATTGGCCAAAGAACAGGAGGTTCTTGTAGTGCTTCAGCGAGGAGCCATTTATGAGGTTTTACGCGTTCAGATCTCTGCTGCTGATCCCCCATTCACTCCTTAA